A single genomic interval of Lewinellaceae bacterium harbors:
- the glgB gene encoding 1,4-alpha-glucan branching protein GlgB, with the protein MATVLNHSLLTDFDTSLFGAGKHFKLYEKLGSHIIEVDGQWGVYFAVWAPNAQAVSVIGNFNYWNRDSHPLSSRWDSSGIWEGFIPGIGKGELYKYHIHAKDGRHLQKGDPFALFWEIPPNTASIVWDMNYEWKDKAWMDNRKNISGLDKPYSVYEVHIGTWKKVHAGTRSLSYKEMADEMVNYIKDLGFTHVEFLPVMEHPYFPSWGYQITGYFAPTSRFGTPEDFMYLMDAFHQAGIGVILDWVPSHFPADAHGLADFDGTHLYDHADPRKGFHPDWKSCIFNYGRNEVRSFLISNALFWLEHYHVDGLRVDAVASMLYLDYSREEGEWIPNEFGGNENTEAISFLKEFNETVYAEFPDAITIAEESTAWTGVSRPTFTGGLGFGQKWMMGWMHDTLSYFKHDPIHRQYHHNEITFSLVYAFSENFMLPLSHDEVVHGKGSLIQRMPGDEWQRFANLRLLFGYMFTHPGTQLIFMGGEFGQTSEWSIEKGLEWWLTEYEYHSGAQKWVKDLNQYYRTSPALVEKQFSPEGFQWIDHGDYQNSSLSYLRYGNDQEKPIAVICNFTPVVRENYKVGVPLAGVWKEVLNSDGEEYGGSGTVQNKGALKTTQETWHGRPYNVSLNLPPLSIVVLELDKKAQPVKKTKEAATAKPKAAPAKPKPAAKTKAAKAKPAAAKKTGKK; encoded by the coding sequence ATGGCAACCGTCCTCAACCACAGCTTACTGACCGATTTCGACACCAGCCTGTTCGGTGCCGGAAAACACTTCAAACTCTACGAAAAACTGGGCAGCCACATCATCGAAGTGGATGGCCAGTGGGGCGTCTACTTCGCCGTTTGGGCACCCAACGCGCAAGCCGTTTCCGTCATCGGCAACTTTAACTACTGGAACCGCGACAGCCATCCGCTCTCCTCCCGCTGGGACAGCTCGGGCATCTGGGAAGGATTCATTCCCGGCATCGGCAAAGGGGAGTTGTATAAATACCACATCCACGCCAAGGATGGGCGCCACCTGCAAAAGGGCGACCCCTTCGCCCTGTTCTGGGAGATTCCTCCCAATACCGCTTCCATCGTTTGGGATATGAATTACGAATGGAAGGACAAAGCCTGGATGGACAACCGCAAGAATATCTCGGGGCTCGACAAGCCTTACTCTGTATACGAGGTGCACATCGGAACCTGGAAGAAGGTCCACGCAGGCACCCGCAGCCTCAGTTATAAAGAGATGGCCGACGAAATGGTCAACTACATCAAGGATTTGGGCTTTACCCACGTGGAATTCCTGCCTGTAATGGAGCACCCCTATTTTCCCTCCTGGGGGTACCAGATCACCGGTTATTTCGCGCCGACCAGCCGCTTCGGCACGCCGGAGGACTTCATGTACCTGATGGATGCTTTCCATCAGGCCGGTATCGGCGTCATCCTCGACTGGGTGCCCTCCCACTTCCCGGCCGACGCTCACGGGCTGGCCGACTTCGACGGCACCCACCTCTACGACCATGCCGACCCGCGCAAGGGCTTCCACCCCGACTGGAAGAGCTGCATCTTCAACTATGGCCGCAACGAGGTGCGTTCGTTCCTCATTTCCAACGCTCTTTTCTGGCTGGAACATTACCACGTCGACGGCCTGCGGGTAGATGCAGTCGCCTCTATGCTGTATCTCGACTACTCCCGCGAAGAGGGCGAGTGGATTCCCAACGAGTTTGGCGGCAACGAAAACACCGAGGCCATCTCCTTCCTCAAAGAGTTCAATGAGACAGTCTATGCAGAATTTCCGGACGCCATCACCATCGCCGAGGAATCGACCGCCTGGACGGGCGTTTCGCGCCCCACTTTTACCGGCGGGCTGGGCTTCGGCCAGAAGTGGATGATGGGCTGGATGCACGATACCCTAAGCTATTTCAAGCACGACCCCATCCACCGGCAGTACCACCACAACGAAATCACATTCAGCCTGGTGTACGCCTTCAGCGAGAATTTCATGCTGCCCCTCTCGCACGACGAGGTGGTGCACGGCAAGGGTTCTCTCATCCAACGCATGCCGGGCGACGAATGGCAGCGCTTCGCCAACCTGCGCCTGCTCTTCGGTTATATGTTCACTCACCCGGGCACCCAATTGATCTTCATGGGCGGCGAATTTGGGCAGACCAGCGAGTGGAGCATCGAAAAGGGCCTGGAATGGTGGCTCACCGAATACGAATACCACAGCGGCGCGCAAAAATGGGTCAAGGATCTCAACCAGTACTACCGCACTTCGCCCGCCCTGGTCGAAAAGCAGTTTAGCCCGGAAGGATTCCAGTGGATCGACCATGGCGATTACCAAAACAGCAGCCTTTCTTATTTGCGCTACGGCAACGATCAGGAAAAGCCTATAGCCGTGATCTGCAACTTCACTCCAGTGGTGCGCGAAAACTACAAGGTGGGCGTGCCTCTGGCCGGCGTTTGGAAAGAAGTACTCAACAGCGATGGGGAAGAATATGGCGGCAGCGGCACCGTTCAAAACAAAGGCGCCCTGAAGACCACTCAGGAGACCTGGCACGGCCGACCCTATAATGTAAGCCTCAACCTGCCGCCACTGAGTATTGTCGTCCTCGAACTGGACAAGAAGGCGCAGCCAGTGAAAAAGACGAAGGAGGCGGCAACGGCCAAACCGAAAGCGGCGCCCGCCAAGCCGAAACCGGCAGCTAAAACGAAGGCGGCAAAGGCTAAACCGGCGGCGGCGAAGAAAACGGGGAAGAAGTAA
- a CDS encoding PIN domain-containing protein: protein MSILVDTSVWSLALRRKAAPVSEEETLKRLIRDGQVKIIGPVRQELLSGIPSQEQFEALKSRLAYFPDTPIQTSDYELAASFFNLCRQNGIQGSHIDFLICAVAASNKFHIYTTDKDFLSYRQHLPILLFEDNYPGASE, encoded by the coding sequence ATGAGCATTCTCGTAGATACCAGTGTGTGGTCTTTAGCGCTCAGAAGGAAAGCAGCCCCAGTCTCTGAGGAGGAAACGCTGAAGCGCCTCATCCGGGATGGACAGGTGAAGATCATTGGCCCCGTCCGGCAGGAACTGCTTTCGGGTATTCCCAGCCAGGAACAATTTGAGGCGTTAAAATCAAGGTTAGCCTATTTCCCCGATACCCCGATTCAAACTTCCGACTACGAACTGGCGGCGTCATTTTTCAATTTGTGCCGACAGAACGGTATTCAAGGCTCCCACATCGACTTTCTCATTTGTGCGGTAGCGGCCAGCAATAAATTCCATATTTATACCACGGATAAAGATTTTTTGAGCTATCGGCAGCATCTGCCAATATTGCTTTTCGAGGATAACTATCCGGGGGCATCAGAGTAG
- a CDS encoding type II toxin-antitoxin system VapB family antitoxin: protein MATNLDIDPKLLEEALKAGGLKTKKATVNKALEEFIQRRKQEDILALFGSIVYDPEYDYKTHRDRK, encoded by the coding sequence ATGGCAACCAACCTCGATATCGATCCCAAATTACTGGAAGAAGCCCTAAAGGCTGGCGGCTTGAAAACCAAAAAAGCCACAGTTAATAAGGCATTGGAGGAGTTCATTCAGCGGAGGAAACAGGAAGACATTCTTGCGCTGTTCGGCAGCATCGTCTATGACCCGGAATACGACTACAAAACCCATCGGGACCGCAAATGA
- a CDS encoding 3-hydroxybutyrate dehydrogenase encodes MPKTAIITGSTSGIGLGLAQAFAANGYNLVFNGLEKNGAEIAAEVAKENGIEAFFSPANMLKPEMVREMVTLAEARFGQVDVLINNAGVQHVAPIDEFPEAKWDLIIGVNLSSAFHTSKAVWPGMKKRGFGRIINIASVHGLRASEYKAAYVAAKHGIIGLTKVLALEGAPLGITCNAICPGYVRTPLVEGQIEDQARSHGMSKEEVVEKVMLKKQAVKDFVPVELLGEMALLLASEEAKTLTGTTQVIDGGWSAQ; translated from the coding sequence ATGCCAAAAACAGCGATCATCACCGGCAGCACCAGCGGCATCGGGCTGGGCTTAGCCCAGGCATTCGCCGCCAACGGCTATAACCTCGTATTCAACGGACTGGAAAAGAACGGGGCAGAAATTGCCGCCGAAGTAGCCAAAGAAAATGGCATAGAGGCCTTCTTCTCCCCCGCCAATATGCTGAAACCGGAAATGGTTCGGGAGATGGTAACCCTGGCGGAAGCGCGCTTCGGGCAGGTGGATGTGCTCATCAACAACGCCGGCGTGCAGCACGTGGCGCCCATCGACGAATTCCCGGAAGCGAAGTGGGACCTCATCATCGGCGTCAACCTGAGTTCCGCTTTTCACACCTCCAAAGCCGTCTGGCCAGGCATGAAAAAGCGGGGGTTCGGGCGCATCATCAACATCGCCTCCGTACACGGCCTGCGGGCTTCGGAGTACAAGGCCGCCTATGTCGCCGCCAAGCACGGCATCATTGGGCTGACCAAGGTGCTGGCCCTGGAGGGCGCGCCGCTGGGCATCACCTGCAACGCCATCTGCCCGGGCTACGTGCGCACGCCTCTGGTGGAAGGCCAGATCGAGGACCAGGCCCGCTCGCATGGCATGAGCAAAGAAGAGGTGGTGGAAAAGGTCATGCTCAAAAAGCAGGCGGTGAAAGATTTTGTGCCCGTTGAACTGCTGGGCGAGATGGCGCTGCTGCTGGCCAGCGAAGAGGCGAAAACACTGACGGGCACTACACAGGTGATAGACGGGGGGTGGTCGGCGCAGTGA
- a CDS encoding patatin-like phospholipase family protein: MNQKETKSLSLALQGGGSHGAVTWGVLDRFLEEENLDLEGFSGTSAGAMNATLLAYGLHVEGRGKARELLHEFWKRISDMATFSPIQPAPWDVLFGGGNMDYSPGFMMAEVASMFISPYQANPLDVNPLQDILEDMIDFRSLRSCKATKLFVSATNVRRGRARVFSLPEINCQAVMASACIPYMYKAVHIDGEDYWDGGFMGNPPIFPLIDAGCKDIMLVQINPINIDKTPTSSTEIRDRINELSFNSSLMLEMRRIAFVDRLLDAGVDLGPGFRKIYIHTINPEQEMQPLNLSSKLNARWDFLCSLRDIGRQKADEWLRENFSRIGKESSCDVRATFL; this comes from the coding sequence ATGAATCAAAAAGAAACAAAATCGCTCTCTCTGGCCCTCCAGGGCGGCGGCTCTCACGGGGCGGTCACCTGGGGCGTGCTCGACCGTTTTTTAGAGGAAGAAAACCTGGACCTCGAAGGCTTCTCCGGCACCAGCGCCGGGGCGATGAACGCCACCTTGCTGGCCTACGGCCTGCATGTGGAAGGACGCGGCAAGGCCCGGGAACTCCTGCACGAGTTCTGGAAGCGCATATCCGACATGGCAACGTTCTCTCCCATTCAGCCCGCGCCCTGGGACGTGCTCTTCGGCGGCGGCAATATGGACTATTCCCCCGGTTTCATGATGGCGGAAGTGGCCAGCATGTTTATCTCCCCCTATCAGGCCAATCCCCTCGACGTTAACCCATTGCAGGACATCCTGGAGGACATGATCGATTTCCGGTCATTGCGCAGTTGCAAGGCAACCAAACTGTTTGTCTCCGCCACCAACGTGCGGCGGGGGCGGGCGCGGGTCTTTAGTTTGCCGGAAATCAACTGCCAGGCAGTGATGGCATCGGCATGCATCCCTTACATGTACAAAGCGGTGCACATCGACGGAGAAGACTACTGGGACGGCGGATTTATGGGCAACCCGCCCATCTTCCCTCTGATCGATGCCGGCTGTAAAGACATCATGCTGGTGCAGATCAACCCGATCAACATCGATAAAACCCCCACCTCCTCCACCGAAATCCGGGACCGCATCAACGAGCTGAGCTTCAACTCCAGCCTGATGCTGGAAATGCGCCGCATCGCCTTCGTCGACCGCCTGCTGGACGCCGGGGTTGACCTGGGGCCGGGATTCCGCAAAATCTATATCCATACCATCAACCCCGAACAGGAAATGCAGCCGCTCAACCTGTCGAGCAAGCTAAATGCCCGCTGGGATTTCCTGTGCAGCCTCCGCGATATCGGCCGGCAAAAGGCCGATGAGTGGCTTAGGGAAAACTTCAGCCGGATCGGCAAAGAGTCTTCTTGTGATGTGCGGGCGACGTTCTTGTGA
- a CDS encoding alpha-glucosidase, whose amino-acid sequence MARTWWKESVIYQIYPRSFKDSNGDGIGDLRGIIEKLDYLKDLGIDVLWLSPVYRSPNDDNGYDISDYRAIMEEFGSMSDFDALLESAHARGLKLVMDLVVNHSSDEHPWFQESRSSKDNPYRDYYFWEPEPPNNWKAFFGGSAWQYDEPTGEYYLHLFSRKQPDLNWENRKVREEVYGLMRFWLDKGIDGFRMDVIPFISKRMDWPDMDPNDFSSAIEQIYANGPRLHEFLREMNQKVLSKYDIVTVGEAPGVPPKWANLYVADDREELNMIFHFGHMMLDWGPGGKFDPKGWSLNEFKEVFNTWHKAVGQKGWISIFLDNHDFPRLVSRWGNDGKYRVESAKLLATLLLTMRGTPSIYQGTEIGMTNVSFESIEDYRDLETVNEYRDARERGDDLDALLGVIHRVGRDNVRTPIQWDDRPNAGFTTAAEPWIKVNPNYREINVKAALADPDSIFYYYRKLLRLRKENLALVYGDYEPVDEGSDWLFAYRRWSREGEFYVYLNFSSEEQGGLSLPTGIRTRQIISNYNQDASFKDTLRPWEARVYEVVR is encoded by the coding sequence ATGGCCCGCACCTGGTGGAAAGAATCGGTGATCTATCAGATTTACCCCCGCAGTTTTAAAGACAGCAACGGCGACGGCATTGGCGACCTTCGCGGCATCATCGAAAAACTCGATTACCTGAAAGACCTGGGCATCGACGTGCTCTGGCTGAGCCCGGTTTACCGGTCTCCCAATGACGACAACGGCTATGACATCAGCGATTACCGCGCCATCATGGAGGAATTTGGCTCCATGTCCGATTTTGATGCCTTGCTGGAAAGCGCCCATGCCCGGGGGCTGAAACTGGTGATGGACCTGGTGGTCAACCACTCCTCCGATGAGCATCCCTGGTTTCAGGAGTCCCGCAGTTCGAAAGACAACCCCTACCGGGATTACTATTTTTGGGAACCCGAACCGCCCAACAACTGGAAGGCTTTTTTTGGCGGCAGCGCCTGGCAATACGACGAACCCACCGGGGAATATTACCTGCACCTGTTTTCCCGAAAACAACCAGACCTGAACTGGGAAAACCGCAAAGTGCGGGAAGAAGTGTACGGCCTCATGCGGTTCTGGCTGGACAAAGGCATCGACGGTTTCCGCATGGATGTCATTCCCTTTATCTCCAAACGGATGGACTGGCCCGATATGGACCCCAACGACTTCAGTTCGGCCATCGAGCAGATTTACGCCAATGGCCCGCGCCTGCACGAATTCCTGCGGGAGATGAACCAGAAGGTATTGTCAAAATACGACATCGTGACGGTCGGGGAGGCACCGGGCGTGCCGCCCAAATGGGCCAACCTCTACGTGGCCGACGACCGGGAGGAACTCAATATGATCTTCCACTTCGGCCACATGATGCTGGACTGGGGCCCCGGCGGCAAGTTCGACCCCAAAGGCTGGAGCCTGAACGAATTCAAAGAAGTGTTCAACACCTGGCACAAAGCGGTAGGCCAGAAAGGGTGGATTTCTATTTTCCTGGACAACCACGATTTCCCCCGCCTCGTTTCCCGCTGGGGCAACGACGGGAAATACCGCGTTGAATCCGCCAAACTGTTGGCCACCCTGCTGCTGACCATGCGCGGCACGCCCTCCATCTACCAGGGAACCGAGATCGGCATGACGAATGTGTCTTTTGAAAGCATAGAGGACTATCGCGACCTGGAAACCGTCAATGAATACCGCGATGCCCGGGAACGGGGCGATGACCTGGATGCTCTGCTGGGCGTCATCCACCGGGTTGGCCGCGACAACGTCCGTACGCCCATTCAATGGGACGACCGCCCTAATGCAGGCTTCACCACAGCTGCCGAGCCCTGGATCAAAGTGAATCCCAACTACCGGGAGATCAATGTGAAGGCGGCCCTTGCCGATCCGGATTCTATATTTTATTACTACCGGAAACTGCTGCGCCTGCGCAAGGAAAACCTGGCCCTGGTCTACGGGGATTACGAGCCGGTGGATGAAGGCAGCGATTGGCTGTTCGCCTACCGCCGCTGGAGCAGGGAGGGGGAGTTCTACGTCTATCTCAATTTTTCTTCGGAAGAGCAGGGCGGCTTGTCGCTACCCACCGGCATCCGCACCCGGCAAATCATCTCCAATTACAATCAGGATGCCTCCTTTAAAGATACCCTCAGGCCATGGGAGGCCAGGGTTTATGAGGTGGTTCGGTAA
- a CDS encoding response regulator produces the protein MRYIILSLLLLFFLPTFSSGQEATVQDLKAALASAQGKERIDVLNALVEKVKFSQPVQAIEYAGEALKLSEKSNYNAGIILSAYFLAIAERDERNIRRATRYAEQGLAAAQAQKDQLAELKGYKILQTIYQVAGRDKKMAEYQEQYDRLKKEVELVKTSEQLSELEKDFASTSQALNLSEQEKAQISREKKAVLGALKLTEAENLLKEAQLAVAEKEAAELAMAKAELEREAAMMEKDAALLELQLSRERAIRNRIFAIAAGLLFLLLAAWQRYRFLQQRKLAEIEKQRAERLEEIDELKDQFLANTSHELRTPLNGIIGIAEWLYEKREEVSPEILRENLSVVVSAGKRLNNLVNDIMDFSRLRNAELQLYPKPLHLRSLVDIILRINLPLTRGKSLQLTNAVPPDLPPAMADEDRLQQILQNLVSNAIKFSNKGAVEVSAREAKGELEIAIRDEGIGIPKEKQEFIFQAFQQGDGSTAREYEGTGLGLSITRNLVELHGGKIWLESEPGKGTAFFFTVPISEEEPAAVEEVKKNALELLSSAEKKEVQPGPAAPIPAGQRIRILIVDDEPINQHVLKNHLDPDYYAITAAMNGEEALAALNSGEPYDLVLLDIMMPRMSGYEVCEQIREQFLPSELPIIMVTAKNLVKDLVMGLNTGANDYLAKPFTRDEFLARVKTQLNLNQINRATGRFVPNAFLRSLGRENITEVRLGDQVERKVTVFFSDIRDYTTLSESMTPDQNFKFVNAYNRRMGPIIDHNRGFVNQYLGDAIMAIFQYSPEDALRSSVEIQKALQEYNLQRGKKGRRPIRSGIGFHTGSLIMGIIGDEKRLDAATISDTVNTAARIESLNKFYGTRILLSEDSLSEIGQPGDYHFRMLGKVQMKGKKVPVGIYECFDGDPPPIFEKKLAALDAFGQAREYYFQKEFAKAYRTFEGILKDNPDDAATQLFLNKTLECIASGVPEDWTGIERMTAK, from the coding sequence ATGAGGTACATAATATTAAGCCTATTGCTCTTGTTTTTCCTCCCGACCTTTTCCTCAGGCCAGGAAGCAACTGTTCAGGATTTGAAGGCGGCCCTGGCCTCGGCACAAGGGAAAGAGCGCATCGACGTGCTCAATGCCCTGGTGGAGAAAGTGAAGTTCAGCCAGCCGGTGCAGGCTATCGAATACGCCGGCGAAGCCCTGAAGCTGAGCGAAAAATCAAATTACAACGCAGGCATTATCCTCAGCGCTTATTTTCTGGCCATTGCCGAAAGGGACGAGCGCAACATCCGGCGGGCCACCCGCTATGCAGAGCAGGGGCTGGCCGCCGCCCAGGCCCAAAAAGACCAGCTGGCGGAACTGAAGGGCTACAAAATCCTGCAAACCATCTATCAGGTAGCGGGCCGGGACAAGAAGATGGCCGAGTACCAGGAGCAATACGACCGCCTGAAAAAGGAAGTGGAGTTGGTAAAGACTTCTGAACAGTTGTCCGAACTGGAAAAAGATTTCGCATCCACCTCCCAGGCGCTGAATTTGTCTGAACAGGAAAAGGCTCAGATTTCCCGGGAGAAAAAGGCGGTGTTGGGCGCGCTGAAACTTACTGAAGCCGAGAATCTTTTAAAGGAGGCCCAACTGGCCGTTGCCGAAAAAGAAGCCGCCGAGCTGGCTATGGCCAAGGCGGAACTGGAGCGGGAAGCCGCTATGATGGAAAAGGACGCGGCGCTCCTGGAACTGCAACTGAGCCGGGAACGCGCCATTCGCAACCGGATTTTCGCCATCGCGGCCGGCCTGTTGTTTCTTTTGCTGGCAGCCTGGCAGCGGTACCGGTTCCTGCAGCAGAGGAAGCTGGCCGAGATCGAAAAACAACGGGCCGAGCGCCTGGAGGAGATCGACGAGTTGAAAGACCAGTTTCTGGCCAATACCTCCCATGAACTGCGGACTCCGCTGAACGGTATCATCGGCATTGCCGAATGGCTGTACGAAAAACGCGAGGAGGTAAGCCCGGAAATCCTGCGGGAAAACCTGTCGGTTGTCGTCTCGGCGGGTAAGCGGCTGAACAACCTGGTAAACGATATTATGGATTTCTCCCGCCTGAGGAATGCAGAGCTCCAGCTCTATCCCAAGCCGTTGCACCTGCGTTCGCTGGTGGATATCATCCTGCGCATCAACCTGCCCCTGACCAGGGGCAAATCCCTTCAACTGACCAACGCCGTGCCACCGGATCTTCCTCCGGCCATGGCCGATGAAGACCGGCTGCAGCAAATCCTGCAAAACCTGGTAAGCAACGCCATCAAGTTTTCCAACAAGGGGGCCGTGGAAGTGAGCGCACGGGAAGCAAAGGGCGAACTGGAGATCGCTATCCGCGATGAGGGAATCGGCATCCCGAAGGAAAAACAGGAATTCATCTTTCAGGCTTTCCAGCAGGGAGACGGTTCTACGGCCCGGGAATACGAGGGCACGGGCCTGGGATTGTCCATCACCCGCAACCTCGTCGAACTGCACGGCGGGAAGATTTGGCTGGAATCGGAACCGGGAAAGGGTACGGCTTTTTTCTTTACCGTGCCAATTTCAGAAGAAGAACCGGCAGCAGTAGAGGAAGTCAAGAAAAATGCGTTGGAATTGCTTTCGTCCGCAGAAAAAAAAGAGGTTCAGCCCGGCCCGGCAGCGCCGATCCCCGCCGGGCAGCGCATCCGCATCCTGATCGTGGATGACGAGCCCATCAACCAGCACGTCCTGAAAAACCACCTCGACCCGGATTACTACGCCATCACAGCGGCGATGAACGGGGAGGAAGCTCTGGCCGCGCTCAATTCAGGCGAACCTTATGACCTGGTGCTTTTGGATATCATGATGCCCCGCATGTCGGGTTATGAAGTATGCGAACAAATCCGGGAGCAATTCCTGCCTTCGGAACTGCCTATTATTATGGTTACGGCCAAAAACCTGGTCAAAGACCTGGTAATGGGCCTCAACACCGGCGCCAACGACTACCTGGCCAAACCGTTTACCCGCGATGAATTCCTGGCGCGGGTGAAAACGCAGCTCAACCTCAACCAGATCAACCGGGCCACCGGCCGTTTTGTGCCCAACGCTTTCCTGCGCTCGCTGGGGCGCGAGAACATCACCGAAGTGCGCCTGGGCGACCAGGTGGAGCGAAAGGTCACCGTGTTTTTCTCCGACATCCGGGATTATACCACCTTGTCGGAATCGATGACCCCCGACCAGAACTTCAAGTTTGTGAATGCCTACAACCGGCGTATGGGCCCGATTATCGACCACAACCGGGGCTTTGTCAACCAATACCTCGGCGACGCCATCATGGCCATCTTCCAGTACAGCCCGGAAGATGCGCTGCGGTCTTCTGTTGAAATCCAGAAAGCGCTTCAGGAATACAACCTCCAACGGGGTAAAAAAGGCCGCCGGCCGATTCGCTCCGGCATAGGGTTCCATACAGGCTCCCTCATCATGGGCATCATCGGGGATGAAAAGCGGCTGGACGCCGCGACCATCTCCGATACCGTCAACACCGCAGCCCGCATCGAAAGCCTCAACAAGTTTTATGGCACCAGGATATTGCTCAGCGAAGATAGCCTGTCGGAGATTGGGCAGCCCGGCGATTATCATTTCCGAATGCTGGGAAAGGTGCAGATGAAAGGGAAGAAAGTACCCGTCGGCATTTATGAATGCTTCGACGGCGACCCTCCCCCTATCTTCGAAAAGAAACTGGCCGCGCTCGATGCTTTCGGCCAGGCCAGGGAGTATTACTTCCAAAAGGAATTCGCCAAGGCTTACCGCACTTTTGAAGGCATACTCAAAGACAACCCGGACGACGCCGCTACCCAGCTTTTCCTGAACAAAACGCTGGAGTGCATCGCCAGCGGCGTACCTGAAGACTGGACCGGCATAGAGCGCATGACGGCGAAGTAG
- a CDS encoding DEAD/DEAH box helicase, producing the protein MTFQDLNLIEPIQRALKTAGYQKPTPIQAQSIPLALQGRDLLACAQTGTGKTAAFALPILQLLNDQQPGNNRRRPIQALVLAPTRELAIQIGESFDAYGKHLQIRHTVVFGGVSQHAQTRKLQSGVDILVATPGRLLDLMNQGFINLENIEFFVLDEADRMLDMGFIHDVKRVIRKLPKQRQTFFFSATMPSAIVELSREILDRPAKVQVDPVSSTAERVEQSVYFVTKNQKRKLLLHLLRNDDISEALVFSRTKHGANRIAKDLNARGVRAEAIHGNKSQNARQQALGNFKDGRTRVLVATDIAARGIDIEDLSHVINFDLPNISETYVHRIGRTGRAGASGIALSFCDAEERAYLRDIQKLTGQRIPVVQDHPYTAEDEDDRPAPEAASVSASRPARNNGNGNSNNGYNKRRSNNRRNGSRTSSDNRR; encoded by the coding sequence ATGACATTTCAAGATTTGAATCTCATCGAGCCCATCCAGCGGGCTCTAAAAACGGCTGGATATCAAAAACCAACACCCATTCAGGCTCAATCCATCCCTCTGGCGCTCCAGGGGCGGGATTTGCTGGCCTGTGCCCAGACCGGCACCGGCAAGACGGCCGCCTTTGCGCTGCCCATCCTGCAGCTCCTGAACGACCAGCAGCCGGGCAATAACCGGCGGCGGCCCATCCAGGCGCTGGTCCTGGCGCCGACCCGGGAGTTGGCCATACAGATCGGGGAGAGCTTCGATGCTTACGGCAAGCACCTGCAAATACGGCACACCGTCGTTTTCGGCGGCGTATCGCAGCATGCCCAGACCCGGAAGCTGCAATCAGGCGTCGACATCCTCGTCGCCACGCCGGGCCGCCTGCTCGACCTGATGAACCAGGGCTTCATCAACCTGGAAAATATCGAATTCTTCGTCCTCGACGAGGCCGACCGCATGCTCGATATGGGTTTCATCCACGATGTGAAGCGGGTGATCCGCAAATTGCCAAAGCAACGGCAAACGTTCTTCTTTTCGGCCACCATGCCCTCCGCCATCGTCGAACTGTCCCGCGAAATACTGGACCGCCCTGCCAAAGTACAGGTAGATCCGGTATCTTCCACCGCCGAGCGCGTGGAACAATCGGTTTACTTCGTAACCAAAAATCAAAAGCGGAAGTTGCTGCTGCACCTCCTCCGCAATGACGACATCTCGGAGGCGCTGGTCTTTTCCCGGACCAAGCATGGCGCCAACCGCATTGCGAAAGACCTCAACGCCAGAGGCGTCCGCGCCGAGGCTATCCACGGCAATAAATCGCAGAACGCGCGCCAGCAAGCGCTGGGCAACTTCAAGGACGGGCGCACCCGCGTGTTGGTCGCCACCGATATTGCCGCCCGGGGCATCGACATCGAGGATCTCTCTCACGTGATCAATTTCGACCTGCCCAATATCTCCGAGACTTATGTGCACCGCATCGGCCGTACCGGCAGGGCAGGGGCCAGCGGCATTGCCCTGTCCTTCTGCGATGCGGAAGAGCGCGCCTACCTGCGCGACATCCAGAAGCTGACCGGCCAGCGGATACCCGTTGTTCAGGACCATCCCTATACAGCCGAAGACGAGGATGACCGCCCGGCGCCGGAAGCGGCGTCCGTATCGGCGTCCCGCCCGGCACGGAATAACGGCAACGGCAATTCCAATAACGGATATAATAAAAGACGGAGCAATAATCGCCGGAATGGTTCTAGGACTTCCAGCGACAACCGACGGTAA